In the genome of Bradyrhizobium sp. CIAT3101, one region contains:
- a CDS encoding GAF domain-containing protein, with product MDGSMPRHHAARVEAAIASGQAARSALVASWRRSSRLHHLDPAGRGLPLRLSEAELRQARERIAPLLAAAQGAMDRLYQAVGAAGCCVLLADGEGVPVDRRGTPADDATFESWGLWTGALWSEEHEGTNGIGTCVVEQRPLTIDRDQHFFTRNTLLSCTAVPIYDHEAVFAGVLDVSSCRADRTDAFSNLIALAAGDAAKRIEADMFRRAFAHARIVLTQGADGQSIGLVAVDADDLVIGATRTARAGLGIAPGRPLQPMPAADLLGGEPAQDHLAGGQRAVLQRALLRAGGNVSAAAKALGVSRATLHRKLNRFELKH from the coding sequence ATGGATGGGTCAATGCCCCGGCATCACGCGGCTCGTGTCGAAGCCGCCATTGCATCAGGCCAGGCGGCTCGCTCGGCGCTCGTGGCCTCGTGGCGCCGTTCGTCGCGATTGCATCACCTCGATCCCGCTGGCCGCGGCCTGCCGCTGCGGCTGAGCGAGGCCGAGTTGCGGCAGGCGCGCGAGCGCATCGCACCGCTGCTCGCCGCCGCGCAGGGCGCCATGGACCGGCTCTATCAGGCTGTCGGTGCCGCCGGCTGCTGCGTCTTGCTCGCAGACGGTGAGGGGGTCCCGGTCGATCGCCGCGGCACGCCGGCCGACGACGCGACGTTTGAATCATGGGGCTTGTGGACCGGCGCGCTCTGGAGCGAGGAGCACGAGGGCACCAACGGCATCGGCACCTGCGTGGTCGAGCAGCGGCCACTGACGATCGACCGCGATCAGCATTTCTTCACGCGCAACACGCTGCTCAGCTGCACGGCGGTTCCGATCTACGACCACGAGGCGGTCTTTGCCGGCGTGCTCGATGTCTCCTCCTGCCGCGCCGACCGCACCGACGCCTTCTCCAATCTGATCGCGCTGGCGGCCGGCGATGCGGCGAAGCGCATCGAGGCCGATATGTTTCGCCGCGCGTTTGCCCATGCCCGCATCGTGCTGACGCAAGGCGCGGACGGCCAGTCCATCGGGCTCGTCGCGGTCGATGCGGACGATCTCGTGATCGGTGCGACCCGGACGGCGAGGGCGGGGCTCGGGATTGCGCCGGGCCGCCCCTTGCAGCCGATGCCTGCGGCCGACCTGCTCGGCGGCGAACCTGCGCAAGACCATCTCGCCGGCGGGCAGCGCGCGGTGCTGCAGCGAGCATTGTTGCGCGCCGGCGGCAACGTGTCGGCCGCCGCAAAAGCCCTCGGCGTCAGCCGCGCCACGCTGCACCGGAAGCTGAATCGGTTCGAGCTGAAGCACTGA